From the Drosophila suzukii chromosome 2 unlocalized genomic scaffold, CBGP_Dsuzu_IsoJpt1.0 scf_2c, whole genome shotgun sequence genome, one window contains:
- the LOC139354174 gene encoding uncharacterized protein, translating to MKPVTWEHVMGSLPANRVQPNPSFHTTGVDYCGPFYHKAEARNKAPHKCYIAVFVCFSTKAAHLEVVQDLTTDSFIAALRRFISLRGSPRTIWSDNATNFVGAKRELAELKELFLSEQHTASISSVCLADGIDWKFIPARAPHFGGLWEAAVESAKFHFYRVVENAESLEVLTPAHFLKGSSYTKFPEPGITHLREDRLSRWQRVTQMQQHFWKRWSSEKWRVETSNIKVGRIVLLKEDNVPPLRWQLGCIQEVIPGGDGVIRVAMVRTATGLIKRAVAKLAVLPIDSEIVGTLPLPTGGVCSEQIASA from the exons atgaagcctgttacttgggagcacgtcatgggtagccttccagcaaatagagtgcagcctaatccatcttttcataccacaggagtggactattgtgggccattctatcataaggcagaggccagaaataaggcaccccacaagtgctatatcgccgtctttgtctgtttttccacgaaggctgctcatttggaagtggtccaggatctcacgacggattctttcatcgcagcgctgaggagattcatcagccttagaggcagtccgcgtaccatttggagcgacaatgctacaaactttgtcggtgcaaagagagagcttgccgagctgaaagagctctttttgagcgagcagcacacagcatcgatatcttccgtctgtttagctgatgggatcgattggaagttcatccctgcgcgtgccccgcacttcggtggtttatgggaggccgctgtggagtcagctaaatttcacttctacagagtcgtcg aaaatgctgaaagccttgaggtgctaacaccggcgcatttcctgaagggttccagctacactaagtttcctgagcctggcattactcacctccgcgaagaccgcctcagcagatggcagcgggttacccagatgcagcaacatttctggaaaaggtggagcagcgaaaagtggcgcgtcgaaacgtctaacataaaggttggacgcatagttttgcttaaggaggacaacgttccacccttgagatggcagcttggatgcatccaggaagtcatacccggcggtgacggagtcatcagagtagctatggtccgcacagctacgggtctgatcaagagagccgtcgccaagctagccgttctgcccatcgattccgagatagttggaaccttaccccttccaacggggggagtatgttcggagcagatcgccagcgcctag